The following coding sequences lie in one Phacochoerus africanus isolate WHEZ1 chromosome 12, ROS_Pafr_v1, whole genome shotgun sequence genomic window:
- the GLRX2 gene encoding glutaredoxin 2 isoform X2 yields the protein MGNHTSSSLENTAAAPVNQIQETISNNCVVIFSKTSCSYCTMAKKLFHDMNVSYKVVELDLLEYGSQFQDALCTMTGDRTVPRIFVNGTFIGGAMDTHRLHQEGKLLPLVHQCYLKKSKRKEF from the exons ATGGGGAACCACACgtcatcttctttggagaacacaGCAGCTGCTCCCGTGAATCAGATCCAA GAAACAATTTCTAATAACTGTGTGGTGATTTTCTCCAAAACATCTTGTTCTTACTGTACCATGGCAAAAAAGCTTTTCCATGACATGAATGTTAGCTATAAAGTGGTGGAGCTGGACCTGCTTGAATACGGAAGCCAGTTTCAAGACGCTCTTTGCACAATGACAGGTGACAGGACT GTGCCAAGAATATTTGTCAATGGAACTTTTATTGGAGGCGCAATGGACACTCATAGGCTTCACCAAGAAGGGAAACTGCTTCCACTAGTTCACcagtgttatttaaaaaaaagtaagaggaaaGAATTTTAG
- the GLRX2 gene encoding glutaredoxin 2 isoform X1, with translation MYWRRAALAGTRLVRRVSGSTGRFGGAPGAPASGMGNHTSSSLENTAAAPVNQIQETISNNCVVIFSKTSCSYCTMAKKLFHDMNVSYKVVELDLLEYGSQFQDALCTMTGDRTVPRIFVNGTFIGGAMDTHRLHQEGKLLPLVHQCYLKKSKRKEF, from the exons ATGTACTGGCGCCGCGCTGCTTTGGCGGGGACACGGCTGGTCCGGAGGGTGAGCGGCTCCACGGGGCGGTTTGGAGGGGCCCCGGGAGCTCCGGCCTCTGG GATGGGGAACCACACgtcatcttctttggagaacacaGCAGCTGCTCCCGTGAATCAGATCCAA GAAACAATTTCTAATAACTGTGTGGTGATTTTCTCCAAAACATCTTGTTCTTACTGTACCATGGCAAAAAAGCTTTTCCATGACATGAATGTTAGCTATAAAGTGGTGGAGCTGGACCTGCTTGAATACGGAAGCCAGTTTCAAGACGCTCTTTGCACAATGACAGGTGACAGGACT GTGCCAAGAATATTTGTCAATGGAACTTTTATTGGAGGCGCAATGGACACTCATAGGCTTCACCAAGAAGGGAAACTGCTTCCACTAGTTCACcagtgttatttaaaaaaaagtaagaggaaaGAATTTTAG